The following coding sequences are from one Macaca mulatta isolate MMU2019108-1 chromosome 7, T2T-MMU8v2.0, whole genome shotgun sequence window:
- the LOC144329410 gene encoding LOW QUALITY PROTEIN: golgin subfamily A member 2-like (The sequence of the model RefSeq protein was modified relative to this genomic sequence to represent the inferred CDS: inserted 4 bases in 3 codons; substituted 1 base at 1 genomic stop codon), translating into MQDNEGLKRLNWEQEERLLELSSEGSRRRYAGKPWGPCRTTSPPSALHSPRTLSSRSSCREQLCKTGASHLGRLSSSLALQDFVSPPVKWGQCSPHGEGKGEERGRQLHCTLPRLLLPHHCPLPRRGPVRVTCGTDWPSGRTVPFSSLTLVHLPPACCGCHRTFSSTESLQQLSQQLNGVASESATRIYAEGPASSATLKDLESRYQEVTVTLGSSYITISQLNKTIKSLEKQESQQNQGALKRQLQVSSNQVTGILMFEKAELNTALYHTEHAARQFEEEAEDLASHLQYSWKHVGELQREERKADRYNNQLTGDSDALRLKLYKNSNSNKELKQENSALAEQLPVVLTDKAGMQRNLEELKKKLELTDLTLQQLSSWCEGPNANQQLQQPMEEWAQLEXYLGQVMEWLKYLQMERDQYAQYLHGESAMWWQRMREMSEKVHTLREERAHSMSRVQELETSLAELRNQMAEPPPPEPPAGPSEVEQQLQTEAEHVRKELENLAGQLXAQVEENEGLSLLNWEQEERLLEQEERLLEQEERLLEQERKAASFFSLQENEGLSRLNQEQEERLLEQEERLLEQEERLLEQEERLLEQEERLLEQEERLLEQEERLLEQERKGLSHLNQEQEERLLEQEERLLELERKAELWEEQVEALRQTVQNDRTTISRALSRKHELKKHLGELKEMVTLAQLKKGREVESGSQPPLDLTPSVFLQVELKSQEAQSLPQQRNQCRGHLQPYCQQLISEKEALHRQLLLQIQLVDQLQHQRKDLASAEEEQAQPHGRLKEQRVHCQRLXHLVALAQKQPEAATSAPGTGGDSXCGQSHGALQGTMEKLQSCFMELMREKEWVEKLECRCIQLSGETGTISEREAGARPAELQGGQRGPSV; encoded by the exons ATGCAAGACAATGAGGGCTTGAAACGCCTGAactgggagcaggaggagaggctgcTGGAGCTGAGCTCTGAGGGGAGCAGGCGGAGGTACGCAGGCAAACCCTGGGGACCATGCAGAACGACCTCACCACCATCAGCCCTGCACTCTCCCAGAACCCTGAGCTCAAGGAGCAGCTGCAGAGAGCAGCTTTGTAAAACTGGTGCATCCCACCTGGGGAGACTGTCCTCCTCCCTAGCCCTCCAAGACTTTGTTTCCCCACCTGTTAAGTGGGGGCAGTGTAGCCCTCAT GGAGAAGgcaagggagaagagagaggcagacagcTACATTGTACATTGCCCAGACTACTACTTCCTCATCACTGTCCTCTGCCCAGGAGGGGCCCAGTTAGGGTCACCTGCGGCACAGACTGGCCTTCTGGAAGAACAGTGCCTTTCTCCTCCCTGACTTTGGTGCACCTTCCTCCAGCCTGCTGTGGCTGCCACAG GACCTTCTCATCAACCGAGAGCCTGCAACAACTCTCCCAACAGCTCAATGGCGTTGCTTCTGAG TCAGCAACACGTATCTATGCGGAGGGTCCTGCATCATCTGCTACCTTGAAGGATCTGGAG AGCAGATACCAAGAGGTAACAGTcaccctgggctcaagttataTAACAATCAGTCAACTGAATAAAACCATCAAGTCATTG GAAAAGCAAGAAAGCCAGCAAAACCAGGGAGCCCTAAAGAGGCAATTACAGGTGA GTTCAAATCAGGTAACTGGAATTTTGATGTTTGAGAAAGCAGAATTGAATACAGCACTGTATCACACTGAACATGCTGCCAGGCAGTTTGAAG AAGAGGCCGAGGATCTGGCCAGCCATCTGCAGTATTCCTGGAAGCATGTGGGTGAGTTGCAAcgggaggagaggaaggcagaTAGG tacaaCAACCAGTTAACCGGAGACAGTGATGCCCTCAGGCTGAAGTTATATAAGAACAG CAACAGCAATAaggagctgaagcaggagaactcaGCTTTGGCAGAGCAGCTTCCAGTTGTACTGACTGACAAGGCAGGGATGCAGCGTAACTTGGAGGAGCTGAAAAAGAAACTAGAACTCACTGACCTCACGCTTCAACAG TTGTCTAGCTGGTGTGAAGGCCCTAATGCTAACCAGCAGTTACAGCAGCCCATGGAGGAATGGGCACAGCTGG TCTACCTGGGGCAG GTGATGGAGTGGCTGAAGTATCTGCAAATGGAGAGAGACCAGTATGCCCAGTATCTGCACGGAGAGAGTGCCATGTGGTGGCAGAGGATGCGGGAGATGTCAGAGAAG GTGCACACGTTGAGGGAGGAGAGGGCACATAGCATGAGTCGAGTACAGGAACTGGAGACGAGCTTGGCTGAACTAAGGAACCAGATGG CTGAACCCCCACCcccggagcccccagcagggccCTCCGAGGTGGAGCAGCAGCTACAAACAGAGGCTGAGCACGTGCGGAAGGAGCTGGAGAATCTGGCAGGACAGCTTTAAGCCCAAGTGGAAGAAAATGAGGGCTTGAGTCTCCTGAactgggagcaggaggagaggttgctggagcaggaggagaggctgctggagcaggaggagaggctgcTGGAGCAGGAGCGGAAGGCCGCTTCCTTTTTCAGCT TGCAAGAAAATGAGGGCTTGAGTCGCCTGAACCAAGAGCAGGAGGAGAGGTTGCTGGAACAAGAGGAGAGGctgctggagcaggaggagaggctgctggagcaggaggagaggctgcTGGAACAGGAGGAGAGGctgctggagcaggaggagaggctgctggagcaggaggagaggctgcTGGAGCAGGAGCGGAAG GGCTTGAGTCACCTGAACCAAGAGCAGGAGGAGAGGTTGCTGGAACAAGAGGAGAGGCTGTTGGAGCTGGAGCGGAAGGCCGAGCTCTGGGAGGAGCAGGTGGAGGCGCTCAGGCAAACCGTGCAGAACGACCGTACCACCATCAGCCGCGCGCTCTCCCGGAAACACGAACTGAAGAAGCATCTGGGCGAGCTGAAGGAGATGGTAACCCTCGCCCAACTCAAGAAGGGCAGGGAGGTGG AATCTGGAAGCCAGCCACCGCTTGACCTCACACCCAGCGTCTTCCTGCAGGTGGAGCTGAAGAGCCAAGAGGCTCAGAGCCTGCCGCAGCAGCGAAACCAGTGCCGGGGCCACCTGCAGCCGTACTGTCAGCAGCTGATCTCTGAGAAAGAGGCACTGCACAGGCAGTTACTTCTGCAGATCCAGCTCGTGGACCAGCTGCAGCACCAGAGAAAAGA TTTAGCCAGTGCCGAAGAGGAGCAGGCACAGCCACATGGGCGGCTGAAAGAGCAAAGGGTGCACTGCCAGCGCC CTCACCTGGTGGCCTTGGCCCAAAAGCAGCCAGAGGCGGCCACCTCAGCCCCAGGGACTGGGGGCGATTC GTGTGGGCAGAGCCATGGGGCCTTGCAGGGGACCATGGAGAAGCTGCAG AGCTGCTTTATGGAGCTTATGCGGGAGAAGGAGTGGGTGGAGAAACTGGAATGTCGCTGCATTCAGCTGTCTGGAGAAACAGGCACCATCAGTGAGCGAGAGGCCGGGGCACGGCCGGCGGAGCTGCAGGGTGGTCAGAGGGGCCCCAGTGTCTGA
- the LOC100430472 gene encoding golgin subfamily A member 2, whose product MFEKAELKTALYHTECAPRQFEGESTDLASRLQYLQQFTGELERTLFAVSTQQKNMDRVSRTACPIPWQPSFPDGGVEAGYEALDANQQLQQAMEERAQLEAHLGQVMELLKQLQMEKDQHAENLKGESTLCWQRMREMSEELNPHPWSPQ is encoded by the exons ATGTTTGAGAAAGCAGAATTGAAGACAGCACTGTATCACACTGAATGTGCTCCCAGGCAGTTTGAAG GAGAGTCCACGGATCTGGCCAGCCGCCTGCAGTATTTGCAGCAGTTTACGGGAGAGTTGGAACGAACTCTCTTTGCTGTCTCCACGCAGCAGAAGAACATGGATAGGGTGAGTCGTACAGCCTGCCCCATCCCCTGGCAGCCCAGCTTCCCAGATGGAGGAGTTGAAGCTGGTTATGAAGCTCTTGATGCTAACCAGCAGTTACAGCAGGCCATGGAGGAGCGGGCACAGCTGGAAGCACACCTGGGGCAG GTGATGGAGTTACTGAAACAACTACAGATGGAGAAAGATCAACACGCTGAGAATCTGAAAGGAGAGAGCACTTTGTGTTGGCAGAGGATGCGGGAGATGTCAGAGGAG CTGAATCCTCACCCCTGGAGCCCCCAGTAG